The proteins below come from a single Elgaria multicarinata webbii isolate HBS135686 ecotype San Diego chromosome 11, rElgMul1.1.pri, whole genome shotgun sequence genomic window:
- the LOC134405334 gene encoding olfactory receptor 13H1-like → MQEVGENETEVTEFILIGWSGRPKARMSLMAIMIIAYSITVVGNGLIVIVIISDPRLHNPMYFFLCNLSILDLFFTSAGIPQSIANCMVDRPVVSLPLCFTQLYSGLFFGATECFLLAVMAYDRYVAISNPLRYTLIMNRTVCILLVSATWTIAFMLTVVPCLAKPARFCGNNEVDHISCEFKAVIKLICTDTSSSQISISLTSMFTLVLPLGFILFSYMRIIAAILRMHSEGSRLKAFSTCGSHLVVVTMFYGTAIFGYILPQNKNTRDVDKIIFVFYAVLTPMFNPLIYTLRNQEVLGALKRTMGKKADG, encoded by the coding sequence ATGCAGGAAGTAGGAGAAAATGAGACAGAAGTGACTGAATTTATCCTCATAGGCTGGTCAGGCAGACCCAAGGCAAGGATGAGTTTAATGGCCATCATGATAATTGCCTATTCAATAACTGTTGTTGGAAATGGTCTCATTGTCATTGTGATCATATCTGATCCACGGCTCCACAACCCAATGTATTTTTTCCTGTGTAATTTGTCCATCCTTGACCTCTTTTTCACGTCAGCTGGGATCCCTCAATCTATAGCTAATTGCATGGTGGACAGACCTGTTGTATCTCTTCCATTGTGCTTCACCCAACTTTATAGTGGTCTCTTCTTTGGAGCAACTGAGTGTTTCCTTCTGGCTGTCATGGCTTATGACCGTTACGTGGCCATATCCAACCCACTCCGCTACACTCTCATCATGAACAGGACAGTCTGCATCCTTTTAGTCAGTGCTACATGGACAATAGCCTTTATGCTTACAGTAGTGCCCTGTCTTGCTAAACCAGCTAGATTCTGTGGAAACAATGAGGTGGATCATATATCATGTGAATTTAAAGCTGTCATCAAACTAATTTGCACTGATACCTCTTCAAGCCAAATAAGCATATCTCTCACCAGCATGTTTACACTGGTTCTCCCTCTTGGATTTATCCTTTTTTCCTACATGCGCATTATTGCAGCAATCCTGAGGATGCACTCAGAAGGAAGCAGACTGAAGGCATTTTCCACATGTGGGTCTCACCTGGTTGTGGTGACTATGTTCTATGGCACCGCTATATTTGGGTACATCCTTCCCCAAAACAAGAACACCCGTGACGTTGACAAaataatttttgtattttatgcagtGCTGACACCCATGTTTAATCCTTTAATTTATACTCTGAGAAACCAAGAAGTGTTGGGAGCATTGAAGAGAACGATGGGTAAAAAGGCTGATGGATAA